GTATAGTATCCTAAAGCATAAATTCATATTACATACAATACAATCAACATTAAGCATCAGGTATGTACAGGTCTACAGTAAGTATGTGTACTATTTATAAAAGTTaatttttaaaattgttttaattGTAGTTTTACTTTAGCTGAATGTCCTAGTTGAACAGAGGTAGAGAGTTGGCCAAAGTAAAACTgcaattgaaataaataaaaaaagtcagttTATCTTATTTTAATAGTTGCCTTATATTTCAATGACTAATGTTTTGCTATGGAAATGGACCAAGACTTAAAGAAAGACATATTGTTCTCCAGTCTATAAAAGAGCACCTGCAGCCAGTCCTCATTACACAAATAGGCTTATGGTCTTACAAGTAGGTGTGTTTTCTATGCTTTAACATGACATATGTGCACTTTGAAGAGTTCACAAAGCCCCACTAATCCTCTCAGTTGCTTGTCCTTTGTAAAGCACTAGAGGATGTTTTTCAGAGCACACTACAAGGATACTTTTCACGGATACAAGGATATTTTTATAAACATAACCAGCACTTTGGATTCATTTTTTGACTGGTGCAAGAGATTTGAATGGAATGGAAttatcagtgttttgttttggaagaTGTCTGATGGAAAGAAATCTCAGGCTTAATAATCTCCGCCATCTTAAAATTACAGATACGGCAGGTGGCTAAGGATAGGAAGTATTCtttgtattcattcatttattactgTCTGCAGTGATATATTCGTGTTTCTCAGGAGCCATTTGCACCTGCTCAAAATGGGCTGCTCACCATCCAAAGGTAACAATTTTGGAACTCTGGCTTCCATGAGAAGGGGACGAATGCTGCCACCTGCACTTCAAGACAGTCTCAGACATTCTAAGCTTGGTGAGGGAGAAAGGTGTCATTCAACGGAATCTACAGATGGGAATCCAAGAGAGGGAAAGGTGGTTGGACAGACGTGTGTGACTGAGTTAAGTCCAGAAGCAGTGAATGTGAATAGATTAGACAGTCAAGAATTAGTAAAACCCACAGTGTtgcaaagaaaagagaaaaattTTGACAAGCAGGATGTAATAGACAAAAAGTCTGTCAGAAAagtgaagaaaaacacaaaaggcacAAAGGTTTTCAAAAAGAAAGACAAGGAGAAACAAGCTAAAGATGTGAAAGTGGACTTCCCCGAGCCTCTGGTTAAAGCACACCAGGCGGCTTATGCCTTTTTAAATCCTAGTATCCACAAATATGATGGTTTACTCGGGCTTTTAGAGGAAGCAACCCACACTCAAGTTTCTGTGCAGCCTATGGTTGCCTTTATGACTCTCCGTTATGAGGAAATTATTCAGGGAATGAACGAGATGGCAGGTGAGGGAGAAAaagttttaaaagaaaatggGGAACATCTTGCTTGGCCAAGCCAAATGAAAAACCTTTCATCATCCTCACCTCTGAAGTGTGGCTCTGATAATATTGAGCCCCCACCGGATTTGTTGCAGCAGTTGCTTCAATATACCACACAGAGAATGCAAAATGTCTGCCAGACTGTTAGTGGAATCGGGGACTCTGCTTTGGAGGAGGCAGTGGAGTACTTTGCCTCAGTCTCGGAGCTTTTAGAAGAGAAACTGAAAGTCAAACGTGCAGTTGAGAACAGATTAATGCAACTTTTATCTCGTATTGAAATGGCTTCTCTGCACAAGCCTGGTCCAGATGACTCTGCTTTGTTTAGTGAGGACAGTGGCATTGGTGCAGAGAGTGAATCCCTAGCGGGATCTGAAACACGTCACAGAAGACAGAGTTGTGAGTCTATTGGGACAAACAGAACAACTCCTGTCAGTCCGTTAGGATATAAGACCTCCAGGAATGTTAGGAAAAGATTGTCATCAAGAAAGATTCTAAGTGAAATCAGTCCAAGTGTTTCCCTCACTTCACTCAACTCACTAGATTCTACATGTACTATATTGGCTAATGACCAAAGAGACTCAGTACTAGGATCAGTTTCTTTAGACGATGGAGAGGAAGACAACAATGAGAATGATGAGGAGATTGATAGAGGCATGGGAGATGTGAAAGTAAGGTTTAGACAGAGATCAAACTCTTCACCTGTAGATCATGAACAAAACCATCCATGTCGCCTTCCTCCAAAGCGTATAGAGAATCCTCAAAATGTAGAAATGACcctcaaaatgaaaaatgctaTAAGTGGTAGAATACAGTTTGTCCCATCACAAAACTCTAGCACCAAAGCAAAAGTACTGAGCAGTCCAAAAACCAACAAACGCCAATGGACGGACGACGAGAAACAATCACCAAGAAGGCCCCAAACAGCCACAAATATTCAAAAGTCAGTGGTGAAAAAGACAGTAGTTGCAAAAGAGCGCCGTACGCAGTCAGCTGAATCCCTACGAAGCAAGGGTGAAGATCCTACTCTGCTTGAGCTAGAAAGAACCCAAAGGGATTTGGACCAGAGGCTGCaaagaatgaataaaaacaagcaaGGAAGCACAAGGACATCCATAGCTAAACAAAAAGTCACCTCACCAGCACAGTCTCCATCATTGAATCGCAAACTTCTCCCAACAGAGAAGAACAATAATCCCCAACCACCCAAAGACAAAGCATGCCATAACAAgtccaacaacaaaaaacaggagGGTGAAAGTAATGaggaaggaaataaacaaaaagacaacaaaacacCCAAGGGTCCCATAAGAGCTACGCCACCACCTAGTCCTCCTTTATCACCACGACTCTCTACGGGTTTTTACAGAGGTAGAAATTCTGTTAAAAAACTGATTGATACTTTTAGTCAAGGAATAGAGGAGCTAGATGGCCCTAAAGTTTTGGGCCCTCTCAAAGGTGTACGTAAATGTGGGGTTCCTGTGTTACCAGGCTTGGGAAATGTAGAAGCTGTCCTTAGCACTGGGATAAGCAGCTGTAGACCAGAGTCAATTtcatgtgaaaaaaaacagtacCTAGATCTGGATagtctccctccacctccgctGGAAGTATTAATGGACAATTCCTTTGAAGGGGCTCTGTGTTCTCCCACTGGTACAGCAGAAGATGGTACAAAGGGTGGTAAACCATTTGTTTCAAAAAGAGCTGTAGTGTCACAACGACTGCGTGCTTCAGTTCAATCGGTATCAGTTCTGCCAAGCAAAGGAGGCCTGCCACAAGCTTCTGCTCTGTCCAAGGTCAATAAACCAGAGGTTCCAACTCAGACCCTCGAAGAgccaagaaaagaaaagaatttGGTGCATTATCTGGCCAGAAAAATGATCCACCCTAAGCAAGGGTCAGACTCTGAGTTAGAGACACTGCCAATAAACAAGTCTACAGACATACAAGATGGTGTCAACCTTTCAGTGTCTGGACCCAGCACCATACAGTCTACAGTGCCTCCTTCTTCAGTAGTCACCAACCAACCACCTGTTACCCCACTTTTGTCTAGGAGTCGAATGTTACCATCTACGCCTTCTACTTCAAGCAGCTCACACAGAAGTCTTCCTAGTCCTGAGAGTTGCAAAAGACAACCTACTCCCCCGTCTTCAAATAGAACTTCCTTTAACAGGAGATTGCCTACACCACCGAGTGCTCAACGGCAGCTCCCCAGTCCACCTACTGCAAAACAGAACCTCTCAGACTCAAAGCCCGTCTCCATTTACCCCTTCAAAGCACCGTCCCCACCAGCCTCGCCAAAGGTGCAAAGATGGTCAAGAGAGAACAGCAGCGAAGACTCATCCAGTGCTCGGACGATGAGTAACGCACAGTCAGTCTTCTGCCCTTCATCTCCATCGCTGTTTGAGGCCCAACCATGTTCAGTTCCTCAACCCACTCAGGCATGGACCTCCTCTAGAGTGTCATTTCTTTCACGGACATTTGGAAATCGCGGAAGAGTTCCTCTACCAATTCAAGGACCTCGACCGTTCATACGACGGAGTCATTCCGATCGTAGACCAAGTGTGAGTCAGCCTCAAAAATCACCTGGCATCTCAGTGGCTGAGACCTGTGGGAGTGAGCCAGCAATATGTTCGAAGATGTGAGTGTTCAGTGTTTCCCTTAATACATGTCAGTGCTTTAATATGACTCAGCATGGCTTTAATTACAATACAACTTTCTGAAAATTGTTTGATTTAGAACAGTATACAGGTTGAGTTTATGACATCAGCATGAATGTTGTACAGGTCCTTTTGTTGAATTGTATTAACCAAATTTGACTCATCAGTTTGTCTCAAAACACTCTTCAGGCTCTGTCCAGTTACAACCATCTCACTGCCCTcgttttgtttctttattttcttctctaGAATTATTGCTCTTTTCTATCTTTATTCCTCTCTAGATGTGTTTTGATGTAGCAATAAGTAAAAGtcagattttatatttttgatCCATTGTGGGCTTACATTATTTGTTTCAGAGTAACTGAAGTAAGTCTGACTTGTTTGACTGACACAATGACACCTTTATAATGACAACATCCATTTTGTATTGCCATAGGCTGGATGATGATCCCACCAGGGATGAGGAACTATGGGATGGCCAATCAGACCTAAGAGCTACGCCACGCTCTGCATCCCACCCGGATCTGTGTGTTGTTGGTTATGCCTTGTACAGAGACTAAAGGGGACTGTGAAGGACCAGAGGGATTATGGCTTAGCAGGCCTTACCGAGGATTTAAGATGAGGGTGTTTGTTCCACTGGGAAGAGATAAAGAGCTAATTTTATCCACTGCTTTACGCACCTCTGAGATGTTTATGTTTAGGTGTGTTACTTTTGAAGTGTGTGCCTCTTTCCCTGTATTCGTCTACACATTCACTGTGCATCCAGATAATCATTCTTCTACACTGTACTGCATAGATAAACTAATGCATAATGTCAAGTTTACAATCTGTGGAACTCAGCTTCCTGAGTACACTACTGATACAAAAGCCCATGataaaaatacataaacagctgttttggAAATTGAAACATACATTGTTGACCTCTGCACTTTCAGATCTGTATTTTTCTGTTTATCCATGAAAGGTACATGTAACATGTGGGAATCAAGCTAGCATGAGACTCTAATCTGAGTCCTACTAGTTTGCTATGCTCCCCATAGTCCCTCAGCCATTAATCATATAAATAAGAATAAATGAAAAGCTACAAACCTGACATTTGAAATCAGTCAGGCAGAAATGATTGGTCTTCTCTGACTGGTTAGATCGACTAACCTTAATAAATAAGTCTGGGTCACAGAAGCCTTCCAAGGCACCTTTTCACATTAAGATGCAACTTTTCAGCATGAATCTATAAAAGCTTCAAAGTTTTCATGACAATGACACATCGCTGAATTAACTGGAAGTAAATATATCACAGCAGAAACTATGTTTGTGTCCATGACTTGTTGGAAATAAATCACAAGCAACTGCATAATGATCAAATACCTAACATATTTAATTCGTAACAATTTTAGATTGTTGTCAGTTCTGAGAATTAACATCCCATGTTGACTATGATTTTCAagcaatgtttttttctaataagttgttatttttcaaattttcttttaaataaaaaaacaacaacaacaacaacaacgtaaTCTATTCCTGTTCCTACGAGTGGAGAGGTTTTAggacatttcaatgttctattGATTATTCTGACCTTGTTATAAATAACTATACCTGACGTTTTCCAAAACAGAAAAAGGAGTTAGTTGGATGTCACTGCTTCCAAATGAAGCTTTTCGTTTGTTGACTTATTTATATTGCAGTCAtggttttctcattttcatttcttattttatttccaAACTAGATAAGGCCAGTAGAAGCACATACATCCCACAGGAAGCCCAGCTCACACAGAGTTGGAGCGCAGTGCCTTTTATTCGC
Above is a window of Betta splendens chromosome 22, fBetSpl5.4, whole genome shotgun sequence DNA encoding:
- the pcare1 gene encoding photoreceptor cilium actin regulator; amino-acid sequence: MGCSPSKGNNFGTLASMRRGRMLPPALQDSLRHSKLGEGERCHSTESTDGNPREGKVVGQTCVTELSPEAVNVNRLDSQELVKPTVLQRKEKNFDKQDVIDKKSVRKVKKNTKGTKVFKKKDKEKQAKDVKVDFPEPLVKAHQAAYAFLNPSIHKYDGLLGLLEEATHTQVSVQPMVAFMTLRYEEIIQGMNEMAGEGEKVLKENGEHLAWPSQMKNLSSSSPLKCGSDNIEPPPDLLQQLLQYTTQRMQNVCQTVSGIGDSALEEAVEYFASVSELLEEKLKVKRAVENRLMQLLSRIEMASLHKPGPDDSALFSEDSGIGAESESLAGSETRHRRQSCESIGTNRTTPVSPLGYKTSRNVRKRLSSRKILSEISPSVSLTSLNSLDSTCTILANDQRDSVLGSVSLDDGEEDNNENDEEIDRGMGDVKVRFRQRSNSSPVDHEQNHPCRLPPKRIENPQNVEMTLKMKNAISGRIQFVPSQNSSTKAKVLSSPKTNKRQWTDDEKQSPRRPQTATNIQKSVVKKTVVAKERRTQSAESLRSKGEDPTLLELERTQRDLDQRLQRMNKNKQGSTRTSIAKQKVTSPAQSPSLNRKLLPTEKNNNPQPPKDKACHNKSNNKKQEGESNEEGNKQKDNKTPKGPIRATPPPSPPLSPRLSTGFYRGRNSVKKLIDTFSQGIEELDGPKVLGPLKGVRKCGVPVLPGLGNVEAVLSTGISSCRPESISCEKKQYLDLDSLPPPPLEVLMDNSFEGALCSPTGTAEDGTKGGKPFVSKRAVVSQRLRASVQSVSVLPSKGGLPQASALSKVNKPEVPTQTLEEPRKEKNLVHYLARKMIHPKQGSDSELETLPINKSTDIQDGVNLSVSGPSTIQSTVPPSSVVTNQPPVTPLLSRSRMLPSTPSTSSSSHRSLPSPESCKRQPTPPSSNRTSFNRRLPTPPSAQRQLPSPPTAKQNLSDSKPVSIYPFKAPSPPASPKVQRWSRENSSEDSSSARTMSNAQSVFCPSSPSLFEAQPCSVPQPTQAWTSSRVSFLSRTFGNRGRVPLPIQGPRPFIRRSHSDRRPSVSQPQKSPGISVAETCGSEPAICSKMLDDDPTRDEELWDGQSDLRATPRSASHPDLCVVGYALYRD